CCGTGCACTACCGCTGCGACGAGGACGACGACTGGAACCCGGACCTGGCCGACATCGAGGCCAAGATCACCGAGAACACGCACGCGCTGGTGATCATCAACCCGAACAACCCCACCGGGGCCGTCTACAGCGAGGAGACGGTCAAGGGGCTCGTCGACATCGCGCGGCGGCACCAGCTGGTGGTCATGGCCGACGAGATCTACGAGAAGATCCTCTTCGAGGACGCCCAGCACCACCACGCGGCGACGTACGGCGGCAACGACGTGCTGTGCCTGACGTTCTCCGGGCTCTCGAAGGCCTACCGCGTCTGCGGCTACCGCGCCGGCTGGGTCATGATCTCGGGGCCGAAGGAGATCGCGACCGACTTCCTCGAGGGCCTCACGCTGATCGCCAACATGCGCATGTGCGCCAACGTGCCCGCACAGCACGCGATCCAGACCGCGCTGGGGGGCTACCAGTCGATCGAGGAGCTGATCGGGCCGGGAGGACGCTTCTACGAGCAGTCGATGCTCGCTCACCGGCTGCTCAACGAGATCCCCGGCGTCTCCAACGTCAAGCCGCGTGGCGCGCTCTACTGCTTCCCCCGGCTCGACCCCGATGTCTACGCCATCGAGGACGACCAGGAGTTCGTCATCGACCTGCTTCGGGCCAAGAAGATCCTCGTCACGCACGGCACCGGCTTCAACTGGCCCACCCCCGACCACTTCCGGCTGGTGACGCTGCCGGAGGCGAGCGTGCTGGAGGAGGCGATCGGGCGGATCGCGGACTTCCTCGCGACCCGCCGTTGAGCGCGCGGGACGACGCGTGAGTCGCCTGTCACGAACGCTCGCCGCGCCGCGGCGCTGACCCTAGGCTTCGGCCCATGCGCGACGTGACCTACCCCCCGATCATCGTGACCGCCAAGACCGCCTTCCGGGCGCTCGGCCAGCGCTTCCAGATGACGGGCACCGACAACGTCCCGCGCACCGGCGGGGTGCTGCTGGCCTACAACCACATCGGCTACGTCGACTTCGTCTACGGCGGTCTCGCCGCCAACCCCTCGGGCCGCCTCGTGCGCTTCATGGCCAAGCGCGAGCTCTTCGACCACCGCTGGGTCGGGCCGCTCATGCGCTCGCTGCACCACATCGAGGTCGATCGCGGCGAGGGCGTGGCCAGCTTCCACACCGCGGTCGACCACCTGCGCCGGGGCGAGGCGGTCGGGATCTTTCCCGAGGCCACGATCTCGCGGGCGATGGAGCTCAAGGAGTTCAAGACCGGAGCCGTACGCATCGCGGCGGCGGCCGGCGTACCTCTCGTGCCGGTCATCATGTGGGGCACCCAGCGGATGATTACCAAGGACCACCCGCGCGACTTCTCCCGTGGCAAGACGATCGCCATCAAGGTCGGTGAGCCGATGCACGTGACCGGCGCCGACCCCGTGGGCGAGACCGCAGAGCTGCACGCCCGGATGTCGAGGCTCCTCGACGAGGTCATCGCCGAGTACCCCTCGGCCGAGCAGCCTCCCGGCTCCTGGTGGCTGCCCGCGTCGAAGGGCGGCAGCGCTCCCACGCTCGAGGAGGCGGCCGTCCTCGACGCCTCGGAGAAGCGGGAGCGCGCCCGCAAGCGTGCCGAGAAGCGGACGAAGCGACAAGGCAACAAGTAGACCTGTCGACAGATCTATCTGTCGCTTTGTGGTTTTGTCGACTTATCGCCCCGCTGTCGGTGGTCGAGTAGCCGGCGAGGAACGAGCCGGCGTGTCGAGACTCGGGTTCCACGTGAGATCTCGATATGGCCTCGACGCGCCTTGTTCCTCAGGCGCGGGGCCTACTCGATCTGGCCGAGCGCACGCGCCGACCTCGTTCCTCGGTCGTCGCTGCTCGTCTCAGATCGGGCGGTCGTCGCGGTTGCGCGGGTCCATGACGTCGACGATGCGACGCAGGTCGTCGAGGCTGGCGAACTCGACGGTGATCTTGCCCTTGGCCTTGCCCAGGTCGACCTTCACCCGGGTCTCGAACCGGTCGGAGAGCCGGTCCGCGAGGTCGGCGAGCCCGGGGGCGGTCGGCTTGCGGCGCACCACACGGGGGGAGTCGTCCTCGGAGACGCCGACGGACACGATCTCCTCGAGGCCGCGCACGGAGATCCCCTCTGCGGTGACCCGTCCGGCCAGCCGGTCCTGCAGGCCCGGGTCGTCGACGCTCAGCAACGCACGGGCGTGGCCCGCGGACAGCACTCCGGCTGCCACGCGTCGCTGCACGGCCGGGGAGAGCTTGAGCAGGCGCAGGGTGTTGGAGATCTGCGGACGCGAGCGCCCGATGCGCTGGGCGAGCTCATCATGGGTGCAGCCGAAGTCCTCGAGCAGCTGGCCGTAGGCAGCCGCCTCCTCGAGGGGATTCAGCTGGG
This sequence is a window from Nocardioides sp. S5. Protein-coding genes within it:
- a CDS encoding pyridoxal phosphate-dependent aminotransferase, with the protein product MRPIRQSKKLQGVRYDVRGPILVEAQRLEAEGHRILKLNIGNTAPFGFEAPEQILADMIHHLPDAQGYADSQGIWSARTAVMHYYQSHGLRDVGVEDIFIGNGVSELISMVLQAFVDDGNEILVPAPDYPLWTGAVTLAGGIPVHYRCDEDDDWNPDLADIEAKITENTHALVIINPNNPTGAVYSEETVKGLVDIARRHQLVVMADEIYEKILFEDAQHHHAATYGGNDVLCLTFSGLSKAYRVCGYRAGWVMISGPKEIATDFLEGLTLIANMRMCANVPAQHAIQTALGGYQSIEELIGPGGRFYEQSMLAHRLLNEIPGVSNVKPRGALYCFPRLDPDVYAIEDDQEFVIDLLRAKKILVTHGTGFNWPTPDHFRLVTLPEASVLEEAIGRIADFLATRR
- a CDS encoding lysophospholipid acyltransferase family protein, coding for MRDVTYPPIIVTAKTAFRALGQRFQMTGTDNVPRTGGVLLAYNHIGYVDFVYGGLAANPSGRLVRFMAKRELFDHRWVGPLMRSLHHIEVDRGEGVASFHTAVDHLRRGEAVGIFPEATISRAMELKEFKTGAVRIAAAAGVPLVPVIMWGTQRMITKDHPRDFSRGKTIAIKVGEPMHVTGADPVGETAELHARMSRLLDEVIAEYPSAEQPPGSWWLPASKGGSAPTLEEAAVLDASEKRERARKRAEKRTKRQGNK
- a CDS encoding ParB/RepB/Spo0J family partition protein; amino-acid sequence: MNTTPPRRGLGRGLGSLIPTSPSAPPASASGSGDGGGAANGAPVAGSTSNNGSGGPDQVSDGSVAGAYFAELPITQVRPNARQPRQVFEEEALAELVHSIREVGLLQPVVVRKSGEDSYELIMGERRWRASQEAGRDTIPAIVRETDDNDMLRDALLENLHRSQLNPLEEAAAYGQLLEDFGCTHDELAQRIGRSRPQISNTLRLLKLSPAVQRRVAAGVLSAGHARALLSVDDPGLQDRLAGRVTAEGISVRGLEEIVSVGVSEDDSPRVVRRKPTAPGLADLADRLSDRFETRVKVDLGKAKGKITVEFASLDDLRRIVDVMDPRNRDDRPI